A stretch of Nonomuraea africana DNA encodes these proteins:
- a CDS encoding ABC transporter permease has product MRRSLGALPLLVFVGLAFGIPAIAMVAGAFTPGLDNLALTLQGGYLLALLNSVKLSAVVAVLGAVLGTFLAQAVVTSRSTALREAVLTASGVLANFGGVPLAFFWVATLGNAGVVSGLLGLPSGTLFSFWGLALVYLYFAVPLMVLVIAPALDGLRPQWREAAANNGATTWHYWRHVGLPVLTPGLLGGVVLLFGSAFAAYATASAMGAGTVLPLVTLKIAAALSGDVQTGFENVGLALSLDMVLVAALVMAVYLPLQRRSTRWLQ; this is encoded by the coding sequence ATGCGGCGCTCACTCGGCGCGCTGCCGCTGCTCGTCTTCGTCGGGCTCGCCTTCGGGATCCCCGCCATCGCCATGGTGGCGGGGGCCTTCACCCCCGGACTGGACAACCTGGCGCTGACCCTGCAGGGCGGCTACCTGCTCGCCCTTCTCAACAGCGTGAAGCTCTCGGCCGTGGTGGCGGTGCTGGGCGCGGTGCTCGGCACCTTCCTCGCCCAGGCCGTCGTCACCTCCCGCTCGACCGCGCTGCGCGAGGCCGTCCTGACCGCCTCGGGCGTGCTGGCCAACTTCGGCGGCGTGCCGCTGGCCTTCTTCTGGGTGGCCACGCTCGGCAACGCGGGCGTCGTCAGCGGCCTGCTCGGCCTGCCCTCGGGCACGCTGTTCAGCTTCTGGGGGCTGGCCCTCGTCTACCTGTACTTCGCCGTGCCGCTCATGGTGCTGGTCATCGCGCCCGCACTGGACGGCCTGCGCCCGCAGTGGCGCGAGGCCGCCGCGAACAACGGCGCGACGACCTGGCACTACTGGCGCCACGTCGGGCTTCCGGTGCTGACCCCCGGCCTGCTCGGCGGGGTGGTGCTGCTGTTCGGCTCGGCCTTCGCCGCCTACGCCACCGCCTCGGCGATGGGCGCCGGGACCGTGCTGCCGCTGGTCACGCTGAAGATCGCCGCGGCCCTGTCGGGCGACGTGCAGACCGGCTTCGAGAACGTGGGCCTCGCCCTGAGCCTGGACATGGTCCTGGTCGCGGCGCTGGTCATGGCGGTCTACCTGCCGCTGCAGAGGAGGAGCACCCGATGGCTCCAGTGA